In Candidatus Bathyarchaeota archaeon, the genomic stretch TTACTACAAAAACAAACCCAACACAAACAACTCAAAAACCACCCACAAAACACCCAAAAAACACCACAAACCAACACCAAACACAACCCAAAACAACAACCAAACCAAAAACAAAACCCAAAAAACAAACACAAAAACACAAAAAACCCCACAAAAAAAACCCACCCAAAACCTACAACCACAAACACCCCCCACTCACACAAACATCACCCAACACTAACCACCCTTCCTCTGCTTCAAAACCACATCCAACTCCACATCCGATATAGCCCCCACCTCATGCAACGTACTTGCAGCCTCACCAGCTCTCAACAAACAATAAAGCCTAATATCATCCTTCGCCAACACTTCCTTCCCCCCCTCTTCCCTATCAATCAACACCACAGCATCACCGACTACCCCACCCTCCGCCCGAATTGCAGACGCCGCCTCACGCAACGATCTACCCGAAGTAACCAAATCATCTAACAAAAGAACTTCATCGCCCGGCATCAACACACCTTCAACTCTACGTTCTCTACCATGCCTTCGCCGGGTTGGACGAGTGTAGAGAAAGGACTTGTTGAGATTATACGCAGTTACGGAAGCAAACGGTAAACCTGCTATGGGAATTCCAGCGATTCGCTTGAAGTTGTCGATTCCAACGTTATCCTTTATGAGTTTAACGTAAAGATCACAAATTTTGTGGAAAGCATCGGAAAAACTAGGCACTATCCGGAGGTCGATGTAGTAGGGGCTTATTTTTCCGCTTGTGAGCCTGAAAGTGCCGAATTTCAACGCGCCAATCTTATAGAGTATTTGGCAAAGCTGCCCTTTCATAAATTCCATCTCTACATCATCCTTTCCGCTCTTTTCCAACAATGTAAACATTACCTCGTTTAGCTACAAGACACTTTACCTTCAAAGCTTCTTTCGCTAACATTCCACAGAACCTGCTCAAGTCATCCCTCGAAGCCGTATGATAGGGTACTGCAACCTTTGGTTTAACGAGCTTTACAATTTCGATTCCAGTCTTGGGCGACGTACCCGGCGCTATGCCAACCGTGCAAAAAACAATGTCTGGCTTGTGGTTTTTGCCTATATCTTTCATTTCTGGAAAAGGCATGCTGTCAGCCGTGTGAAAGATTCTAACTTTGTCTTCACTAGTTATGAGAAATGTAATTGGTGTAGTTGCAGGCGGGTGATTACACATTTCCGCTCTTACTGTTACGTTATCAATTTTTGTTTCTGTTCCAAGAGTCATTTCTTGCAGTTTTTCTAAGGGAATCGTGTTGCTAAGTTTTTTAGTAGAAGTGGGGTCTGCGAGTATCTGGCATTGAGTTCGTTCCTGTATCTTTCTTATTAAGGGTCCGTCTAGGTGGTCGTAGTGTTCATGTGTGATAAGTATAGCATCTAAGGTTGTGAAGTTTTTAGCATTTACATCTACAGGATCTACTACTAGCGTTTTCGTTGGCGTTTTCACAGTGACACCAGCATAGTCGTTAAACCATTTAAAGGCTATTTCATTCTTTTTTGGAACCGTGCTTTCTATAGACATAAAAATTCCCGATAAGTGGTATGGTGTTTTTGGTTAAAAGAACTTATGCTGGCACTCCCCTTCTCAGGCAATCTTCGATACGCTTAAAAGCAATAGGGTTCAACAATTCCTTCACTCGGAGTGCCATTTCTATGGTAGACGTCTGGCTTCCATACGACAAAACAGAGATTTGCGCACGCATTCCAACTCGCAGCTTCCTCGGTATCATCAAGCCAGAGGAAAAACCCGGTGTGCCCGATGCAAGAGCTGAGATTTTGCGGGCGTTAAACGAGCCTATTGGTTCTAAACCCTTAAGTGAAATAGTAAATTCGAGCAACAAAGTCGCGATCGTTGTGGACGATGTTACTCGTCCTGCTCCCAGCCATTTAATAGTTCCTCCACTTCTCGAAGAGCTAAACCGACTCGGGGTTAAAGACGAGGATGTTACGATAATCTTCGGTTGCGGCACCCATAGAGCTGTTAAGCCCGACGAGGCTAGAGAACTCTTAGGCGAAGACGTTGTTAACCGCGTTAAAACTATAAGTCATGACTGCCACGCCGAAGACCACGTTTACATGGGAACGACCAAGAAATATGGAACAAAAGTTTTTGTCAACAAGATTTTCGCAGAAGCAGATGTCCGAATTCTGACGGGCGACATCGAAATGCACTATTACGCAGGTTTTGGCGGTGGCAGAAAAAGCGTTTTACCCGGCGTTAGCGGTACCAAAACAATTCAACACAATCACGCCATGATTTTGAATCCCAAAGCCAGAACCGGCATTTTAGAGGGAAATCCTATCCACGAAGACATGGTTGAAGCCGCAAGGCTGGCAAAAGCCGACTTTATTCTAAACGTTGTAACAAACAGTAAAGGCGAAATTGTACAAACTTTTGCTGGTGACTTGGAACAAGCTTTCTATAAGGGTGTGAAGCTGGTTGAGGAGATGTGCAAGGTGTCAATTGACCGCCGTGCAGACATCGTTATAGTAAGTCCTGGGGGGCACCCCGCAGACATTGACCTTTACCAAGCATACAAAGCGGTTGACAACGCCTTGGACAGCGTTAAGCATGGCGGCGTTATTGTTTTGGTGGCTGAGTGCCCAGAAAGCTATGGAAACGAGGTGTTTTATGAGTGGATGATGAAATTCAAAGACTCAAAGTCCATGGAAAAGGAAATTAAGAAACACTTCGCAATTGGTGGACACAAGGCTTACTATTTGTTGAAGGCTTTACAGAAAGCGCAAATTATCATTGTTACCACAATGCCCGATTATTATGCAGTCAACGTGTTCAAGCTTCGAACTGCGAGGGCTTTGAACGATGCTTTGGATGAAGCCCTCAAGATTGTAGGCAAAAAAGCAAAAGTTTGGGCAATCCCCAACGGTCACATAACTTTTCCACTAGTAAGAACTTAGTTGCACAAAACTAACGTGCCCTTTGACATGCACAACAAGCCAAATGGTCTGTGAGAAGTTAAGCTTCTATGGCATCTTGGTGCGTCAAGATTAATCCCATGTAACCCATGTCATGGTATTTCCCATCATCACCAAAATAGGCATCTTTACAAATGCCTTCAATTTTAAAGCCCAGCTTTTCATACATGTGTATGGCAATCTTGTTATCTGCCACAACGCTGAGGCCAATTCTATGCAGCCTCTCTTTCTTGGCTAGTTCGATCAAGTATTCGTTCATTGCCGTTCCAAGCCCAACATTGTGAAAATCTTGGTGCAAATAAATGAGCAATTCACCTATTCCTCTGTGTCTCGGGTTTGGATGTTTAAATATTTGAGCGTAGCCAACAATTCGGTTTCTGTATTCTGCCACAAGCGCGATAAGATGTTGTATGCGTGACCACCAACCTCTCTCTAAACGATCTTTTGTGTACGGTGGCATCGCCCATTCAAGAGCCTTCTTAGACATGGAGGCAAACATCTCAACCACTTTCTCTTTGTCCTTAGCCGTAAACCGTCTTACAACGGATTCTCTACCGTTCTTGAGTCTAACTCTTTTCAACATAACTCTTCAAAAAATCAATACATTGTCTCATTTAATGAGTTTTTCCTTCAATTTTTAGAACCCCTTCATCAGTTTAAAATAGATGCTCTATACACTTAAGACGGAACAAAACTTTCCTCAAGATGAAGTCAATGAGCAACATTATCGTGCAAACAGTAATCCCTATTTTTCTTCTAATCGGGATTGGTTTTCTTTCGAGGAAAATCGGAATTTTGAAATCGGGTGATGAACGGGTGCTCAGTGCCTATGTATATTACTTTGCACTACCTGCCTTATTTTTTGTCAATATGGCTGAAATAGATTTTACTGCAGAAATTCTTAGATTCATGTTCGCAGGAATCACCCCAATCCTTGTGGTGTTGACAATATACACAGTTCTTTACTCCGTATTCAGATTTTCAAAGGATACCCTTTACCTTTTGATTTTGAGCACTATTTTCGGTAGCTTAGCTTTCTTTGGCATACCCTTCATAACGCTTGCTTTCCCCGATAGGGAGCACCTGGCAACATTATCTGCGGCTTCCATTTCTGTAGTGAGCGTCACAACATCTCTAACAATCCTCGAGCTGTATAAGCTGGAGAAATCCACAAGATGGGAAGGAATAAAACACGTCGTCAGAAGACTTTCAAAAAATCCGTTGATCATATCAATTCTATCGGGCATTCTGGTATCTCTTATTAGAATAGAATTCCCTACGCCCATTTCAGCGTCCTTACACATGCTAGGAAGTACGACCTCCACTGTAGCTATTTTTATGCTTGGAGTCTTTCTCTACGGAAGAAAGTACACAAACATAACTAAAGCTTTAAAGTTGAGCCTGCTGAGAATAGTTTTCTTACCAGTAGTGGCTCTTTTAACTATCAAATTATTTGGACTGATAGGCATAGAACGCTCAGTGTTAGCACTTATGCACAGTATGCCAGTCGCCATTTCTATGATCATTCTCAGCGAACGTTATGACTTTTATAAAGAAACAATCGCCTCTCTTATCTTAATTTCCTCGCTTGGAGCCGCGGTGTATCTGAATTTGTGGCTTTTGTTACTGGATTAATAAAAGAAGCGTTTATTTTCGCTAGTGCGGAAGATCATTTTATTCTTAGCTCTTCAACTTCAGAAGCATCCAAAGCTGAAACTACAACTGATTTGTCCATTTTTTCTCTACCAAAATGAACCAATGTTTTTTCTTCTTTTTTGTCAGAGTAACGCAGAGTCAAAGCAGCTGCCTTCCTTAGAGCCTCCTTCGTTTTCGGTCCTTGCAACAAAGTGATGGGGCTACCACAATCGGGGACTTCCAAAAAATAACCGTTTTTTCCTCGCATTTTCTCTAATTGTTTGTTTTCATTTTCGTTCCTTCCAACGATTATTTTGTTCTTTCCAAATCTGAAATGTCTCCCTATCTTTAGCAAATTGATGTCTCTGGTTTCAACTTTTTTCTTGTGTTCGAATAAATCTTTGACTTTCAATGCAAATTCTTTATAGGTTAGCAAACAACCGCCAGCAGGACATGGATAGTCTTTAACGCCGAACTCTTTGGCGAGTTCAATTTGTTTCTTTCTCGATCTACCGCTTATGCCTAGCAGTTTTTCTCTGTCGACCCATCCTTTCTTTTCTGCTTCGGTCTCTGGCAGCAACTTCGCTGATAAAGGTCTCAAGATTTTTCCTTCTAAACCTGCCTCTTTCTCAATAAGGCTTAATGCTTTTCTATTCTGAGACATTGGTCTTTCGTTGAGGACTTCTCCTGTGAAAATGAAAGAAACACCAATTTCTTCAGCATATTTCTTGGCTTTTTTAAGCATGAAGATTCTGCAGTCAATGCAGGGATTCATGTTCTTTCCATAGCCATACTTTGGGTTCCTTAACACCTCAAGATAGTCTTTGCCCAGAGTAATCATTTTGAGTGGTATTTTGAGTTGTTTTGCCACTTCAGCAGCGCTGCGTTCACCTTTTCCATAAACATAGAATGGAGAGGTGAGATTCAATGCCACAACGTCTATTCCCTGCTTTTGAATTAGCTTCACAGCTAGTGTGCTGTCTAAGCCGCCTGACAATAACGCTAAGGCTTTCATACTGAACCTTCTAGATTTTCTACGCTCTCATTTGTTCTTATCGGTTTCGTAAACATATACATAGCGTACATAAATGCCAAAACATTTAACTTTCATACAAGTTGC encodes the following:
- the pyrE gene encoding orotate phosphoribosyltransferase: MLEKSGKDDVEMEFMKGQLCQILYKIGALKFGTFRLTSGKISPYYIDLRIVPSFSDAFHKICDLYVKLIKDNVGIDNFKRIAGIPIAGLPFASVTAYNLNKSFLYTRPTRRRHGRERRVEGVLMPGDEVLLLDDLVTSGRSLREAASAIRAEGGVVGDAVVLIDREEGGKEVLAKDDIRLYCLLRAGEAASTLHEVGAISDVELDVVLKQRKGG
- a CDS encoding MBL fold metallo-hydrolase; translation: MSIESTVPKKNEIAFKWFNDYAGVTVKTPTKTLVVDPVDVNAKNFTTLDAILITHEHYDHLDGPLIRKIQERTQCQILADPTSTKKLSNTIPLEKLQEMTLGTETKIDNVTVRAEMCNHPPATTPITFLITSEDKVRIFHTADSMPFPEMKDIGKNHKPDIVFCTVGIAPGTSPKTGIEIVKLVKPKVAVPYHTASRDDLSRFCGMLAKEALKVKCLVAKRGNVYIVGKERKG
- the larA gene encoding nickel-dependent lactate racemase produces the protein MVKRTYAGTPLLRQSSIRLKAIGFNNSFTRSAISMVDVWLPYDKTEICARIPTRSFLGIIKPEEKPGVPDARAEILRALNEPIGSKPLSEIVNSSNKVAIVVDDVTRPAPSHLIVPPLLEELNRLGVKDEDVTIIFGCGTHRAVKPDEARELLGEDVVNRVKTISHDCHAEDHVYMGTTKKYGTKVFVNKIFAEADVRILTGDIEMHYYAGFGGGRKSVLPGVSGTKTIQHNHAMILNPKARTGILEGNPIHEDMVEAARLAKADFILNVVTNSKGEIVQTFAGDLEQAFYKGVKLVEEMCKVSIDRRADIVIVSPGGHPADIDLYQAYKAVDNALDSVKHGGVIVLVAECPESYGNEVFYEWMMKFKDSKSMEKEIKKHFAIGGHKAYYLLKALQKAQIIIVTTMPDYYAVNVFKLRTARALNDALDEALKIVGKKAKVWAIPNGHITFPLVRT
- a CDS encoding GNAT family N-acetyltransferase, encoding MKRVRLKNGRESVVRRFTAKDKEKVVEMFASMSKKALEWAMPPYTKDRLERGWWSRIQHLIALVAEYRNRIVGYAQIFKHPNPRHRGIGELLIYLHQDFHNVGLGTAMNEYLIELAKKERLHRIGLSVVADNKIAIHMYEKLGFKIEGICKDAYFGDDGKYHDMGYMGLILTHQDAIEA
- a CDS encoding AEC family transporter, with product MKSMSNIIVQTVIPIFLLIGIGFLSRKIGILKSGDERVLSAYVYYFALPALFFVNMAEIDFTAEILRFMFAGITPILVVLTIYTVLYSVFRFSKDTLYLLILSTIFGSLAFFGIPFITLAFPDREHLATLSAASISVVSVTTSLTILELYKLEKSTRWEGIKHVVRRLSKNPLIISILSGILVSLIRIEFPTPISASLHMLGSTTSTVAIFMLGVFLYGRKYTNITKALKLSLLRIVFLPVVALLTIKLFGLIGIERSVLALMHSMPVAISMIILSERYDFYKETIASLILISSLGAAVYLNLWLLLLD